In the genome of Sardina pilchardus chromosome 14, fSarPil1.1, whole genome shotgun sequence, one region contains:
- the pbdc1 gene encoding protein PBDC1 — protein MASSNGLASLGVEGASAAAHALSLPAEAYGNDPQLEVMWAMKAYNHAEVYFNLISSVDPKFLKLTKSDDNIYSAFTESFSDLNLELLDPDNLKSPESKERWRPFCNQFEGIVEDFNYGTLLRLDCRKDYTEENTIFATRIQFYAIEIARNRGGFNDAVFNAKREQQSKEEQS, from the exons ATGGCGTCGAGTAATGGATTGGCATCGTTG GGTGTGGAGGGGGCTTCAGCGGcagctcacgctctctctctcccggcggAGGCGTACGGAAATGAT CCTCAGCTGGAGGTTATGTGGGCCATGAAGGCATACAACCATGCAGAAGTTTACTTTAAT CTGATTTCTTCTGTGGATCCCAAGTTCCTGAAACTGACCAAATCGGATGATAATATATATTCAGCGTTCACGGAAAGTTTCAGTGACCTTAACTTGGAACTGCTGGACCCTGATAATCTAAAATCTCCTGAGTCCAAAGAG AGATGGAGGCCATTCTGCAATCAGTTTGAAGGTATTGTTGAGGACTTCAATTATGGAACACTACTTCGTCTAGACTGCAGAAAGGACTACACAGAGGAAAACACAATATTCG CTACCAGAATCCAGTTTTATGCCATTGAGATTGCAAGGAACAGAGGGGGCTTCAATGATGCCGTTTTTAATGCCAAACGCGAGCAACAAAGCAAGGAGGAACAAAGTTAG